A DNA window from Alligator mississippiensis isolate rAllMis1 chromosome 11, rAllMis1, whole genome shotgun sequence contains the following coding sequences:
- the CSK gene encoding tyrosine-protein kinase CSK isoform X2, giving the protein MSGMQAVWPSGTECIAKYNFHGTAEQDLPFSKGDVLTIIAVTKDPNWYKARNKVGREGIIPSNYVQKREGVKAGIKLSLMPWFHGKITREQAERLLYPPETGLFLVRESTNYPGDYTLCVSCEGKVEHYRIIYSASKLSIDEEVYFENLMQLVEHYTSDADGLCTRLIKPKVMEGTVAAQDEFSRSGWALNMKDLKLLQIIGKGEFGDVMLGDYRGNKVAVKCIKNDATAQAFLAEASVMTQLRHSSLVQLLGVIVEEKSGLYIVTEFMAKGSLVDYLRSRGRSVLSGDCLLKFSLDVCEAMEYLEANNFVHRDLAARNVLVSEDNIAKVSDFGLTKEASSTQDTGKLPVKWTAPEALREKKFSTKSDVWSFGILLWEIYSFGRVPYPRIPLKDVVPRVEKGYKMDPPDGCPPIVYEVMKKCWELDPNHRPSFHQLREQLEHIKANELYL; this is encoded by the exons GCTGTCTGGCCGTCCGGTACGGAATGCATTGCGAAGTACAACTTTCACGGCACTGCCGAGCAGGACCTGCCATTCAGCAAGGGTGATGTCCTTACCATCATTGCCGTCACCAAG gaCCCCAACTGGTACAAAGCAAGAAACAAGGTGGGCCGCGAGGGTATCATCCCTTCCAACTATGTGCAGAAACGGGAAGGAGTGAAAGCTGGCATCAAACTCAGCCTGATGCC CTGGTTCCATGGGAAGATCACGCGGGAGCAGGCAGAACGGCTGCTGTACCCGCCCGAGACAGGGCTCTTCCTTGTGCGGGAGAGCACCAACTACCCTGGCGACTATACGCTGTGCGTGAGCTGCGAGGGCAAGGTGGAGCACTACCGCATCATCTACTCGGCCAGCAAGCTCAGCATCGACGAGGAGGTCTACTTTGAGAACCTCATGCAGCTGGTGGAG CATTACACTTCAGACGCCGATGGGCTCTGCACGCGCCTCATCAAGCCAAAGGTCAtggaggggacagtggcagctCAGGATGAGTTCTCCCGAA gtGGCTGGGCCCTCAACATGAAGGACCTGAAGCTGTTGCAGATCATTGGCAAAGGAGAATTTGGAG ATGTGATGCTAGGGGATTACCGGGGAAACAAGGTTGCTGTAAAGTGCATTAAAAACGACGCCACCGCCCAGGCCTTTCTGGCAGAGGCCTCAGTGATGAC GCAGCTCCGGCAcagcagcctggtgcagctgctgggagtgaTCGTGGAGGAGAAGAGTGGCCTCTACATTGTCACCGAGTTCATGGCAAAG GGAAGCCTAGTAGATTACCTGAGATCCCGAGGGAGGTCTGTGCTCAGCGGAGACTGCCTGCTTAAGTTCTCTTT AGATGTCTGTGAAGCCATGGAGTATCTGGAAGCCAACAATTTTGTCCACCGGGATCTGGCAGCGAGAAACGTGCTGGTCTCGGAGGACAACATTGCCAAGGTCAGCGACTTTGGGCTGACCAAGGAGGCATCGTCCACTCAGGACACGGGGAAGTTGCCGGTGAAATGGACGGCACCAGAAGCACTTAGAGAAAAG AAATTCTCCACCAAGTCTGACGTGTGGAGTTTCGGGATCCTTCTCTGGGAAATCTACTCCTTCGGGCGAGTGCCTTATCCGAGAATC cctctgaaGGACGTCGTTCCCCGCGTGGAGAAGGGCTACAAGATGGACCCACCTGACGGCTGCCCCCCAATTGTCTACGAGGTGATGAAGAAGTGCTGGGAACTGGACCCCAACCATCGGCCTTCCTTCCACCAACTACGGGAACAGCTAGAGCACATCAAAGCCAACGAGCTCTAcctgtga
- the CSK gene encoding tyrosine-protein kinase CSK isoform X1 — protein sequence MLLSFCSGLVSWYQVTCPSCEIRSPEPPEKMSGMQAVWPSGTECIAKYNFHGTAEQDLPFSKGDVLTIIAVTKDPNWYKARNKVGREGIIPSNYVQKREGVKAGIKLSLMPWFHGKITREQAERLLYPPETGLFLVRESTNYPGDYTLCVSCEGKVEHYRIIYSASKLSIDEEVYFENLMQLVEHYTSDADGLCTRLIKPKVMEGTVAAQDEFSRSGWALNMKDLKLLQIIGKGEFGDVMLGDYRGNKVAVKCIKNDATAQAFLAEASVMTQLRHSSLVQLLGVIVEEKSGLYIVTEFMAKGSLVDYLRSRGRSVLSGDCLLKFSLDVCEAMEYLEANNFVHRDLAARNVLVSEDNIAKVSDFGLTKEASSTQDTGKLPVKWTAPEALREKKFSTKSDVWSFGILLWEIYSFGRVPYPRIPLKDVVPRVEKGYKMDPPDGCPPIVYEVMKKCWELDPNHRPSFHQLREQLEHIKANELYL from the exons GCTGTCTGGCCGTCCGGTACGGAATGCATTGCGAAGTACAACTTTCACGGCACTGCCGAGCAGGACCTGCCATTCAGCAAGGGTGATGTCCTTACCATCATTGCCGTCACCAAG gaCCCCAACTGGTACAAAGCAAGAAACAAGGTGGGCCGCGAGGGTATCATCCCTTCCAACTATGTGCAGAAACGGGAAGGAGTGAAAGCTGGCATCAAACTCAGCCTGATGCC CTGGTTCCATGGGAAGATCACGCGGGAGCAGGCAGAACGGCTGCTGTACCCGCCCGAGACAGGGCTCTTCCTTGTGCGGGAGAGCACCAACTACCCTGGCGACTATACGCTGTGCGTGAGCTGCGAGGGCAAGGTGGAGCACTACCGCATCATCTACTCGGCCAGCAAGCTCAGCATCGACGAGGAGGTCTACTTTGAGAACCTCATGCAGCTGGTGGAG CATTACACTTCAGACGCCGATGGGCTCTGCACGCGCCTCATCAAGCCAAAGGTCAtggaggggacagtggcagctCAGGATGAGTTCTCCCGAA gtGGCTGGGCCCTCAACATGAAGGACCTGAAGCTGTTGCAGATCATTGGCAAAGGAGAATTTGGAG ATGTGATGCTAGGGGATTACCGGGGAAACAAGGTTGCTGTAAAGTGCATTAAAAACGACGCCACCGCCCAGGCCTTTCTGGCAGAGGCCTCAGTGATGAC GCAGCTCCGGCAcagcagcctggtgcagctgctgggagtgaTCGTGGAGGAGAAGAGTGGCCTCTACATTGTCACCGAGTTCATGGCAAAG GGAAGCCTAGTAGATTACCTGAGATCCCGAGGGAGGTCTGTGCTCAGCGGAGACTGCCTGCTTAAGTTCTCTTT AGATGTCTGTGAAGCCATGGAGTATCTGGAAGCCAACAATTTTGTCCACCGGGATCTGGCAGCGAGAAACGTGCTGGTCTCGGAGGACAACATTGCCAAGGTCAGCGACTTTGGGCTGACCAAGGAGGCATCGTCCACTCAGGACACGGGGAAGTTGCCGGTGAAATGGACGGCACCAGAAGCACTTAGAGAAAAG AAATTCTCCACCAAGTCTGACGTGTGGAGTTTCGGGATCCTTCTCTGGGAAATCTACTCCTTCGGGCGAGTGCCTTATCCGAGAATC cctctgaaGGACGTCGTTCCCCGCGTGGAGAAGGGCTACAAGATGGACCCACCTGACGGCTGCCCCCCAATTGTCTACGAGGTGATGAAGAAGTGCTGGGAACTGGACCCCAACCATCGGCCTTCCTTCCACCAACTACGGGAACAGCTAGAGCACATCAAAGCCAACGAGCTCTAcctgtga